The following are encoded together in the Bacillus cereus group sp. RP43 genome:
- a CDS encoding DUF445 domain-containing protein: MSLQTKYIAGISLGVMGVGFAASIPFQGTVAGEIIQGGFEAGLVGGLADWFAVTALFRHPLGIPIPHTALLPKNRKRVTKGLVSTLENEWLTKESITSKVKEMQLAQMVLQIAEKELQSDAVKKGIVTIAEKAILQIDTEKLAVIIEKELKTYLHTINTSNILQVLVDQLVVQEYDEKTLDYILVKVKDWTAQDEARYQLGSLGMKAMENIKVDGFLQFTLKSFMNIVDEDKIGGILQKFIISNINSLQDADNSTRQLILAKIRQEIINVKENESLLQELENWKEKWIANWDATDKIKEMLEQVQSRAVTFVKNEEFADKYVVPFLQTQMNKIKEDELTVQKIEDWLQKQVVTIVEKNHSKIGKLVQENLDKLDDKTLIEMIENNVGKDLQWIRVNGAVCGFMIGLVLEGIKAII; encoded by the coding sequence ATGTCATTACAGACAAAATATATAGCGGGTATTTCGCTTGGGGTTATGGGCGTAGGTTTTGCGGCTTCAATCCCTTTTCAAGGAACGGTAGCTGGGGAGATTATTCAAGGGGGATTTGAAGCAGGGTTAGTTGGTGGACTTGCGGATTGGTTTGCGGTTACAGCTTTATTCCGTCATCCGTTAGGAATCCCAATTCCGCATACAGCATTATTACCTAAAAATCGGAAGCGGGTAACAAAGGGACTCGTTTCTACGTTAGAAAATGAATGGCTGACGAAAGAAAGTATTACAAGTAAAGTAAAAGAAATGCAGTTAGCGCAAATGGTACTGCAAATTGCTGAGAAAGAGTTACAGTCTGATGCTGTGAAAAAAGGGATTGTAACAATTGCTGAGAAAGCGATTCTTCAAATAGATACAGAAAAATTAGCTGTTATTATTGAAAAAGAATTAAAAACGTATTTGCATACAATTAACACAAGTAACATATTACAAGTGCTTGTTGATCAATTAGTTGTGCAAGAATATGATGAAAAGACACTTGATTACATATTAGTAAAAGTGAAAGATTGGACAGCGCAAGATGAAGCACGTTATCAGCTAGGAAGCTTAGGTATGAAGGCGATGGAAAACATAAAAGTAGATGGATTCCTGCAGTTTACTTTGAAATCGTTTATGAATATTGTTGATGAAGATAAAATTGGCGGCATTTTGCAGAAGTTTATCATTAGCAATATTAACAGCTTGCAAGATGCTGATAATAGCACAAGACAACTTATATTAGCGAAGATTCGTCAAGAAATTATAAATGTAAAAGAAAATGAATCTTTATTACAGGAATTAGAGAATTGGAAAGAAAAATGGATTGCCAATTGGGATGCTACTGACAAAATAAAAGAGATGCTAGAGCAAGTACAGAGTAGGGCAGTTACCTTTGTGAAAAATGAAGAATTTGCCGATAAATATGTTGTTCCATTCTTACAAACACAAATGAATAAAATAAAAGAAGACGAACTGACTGTTCAAAAAATAGAAGATTGGTTACAAAAACAAGTTGTTACTATTGTTGAAAAAAATCATTCGAAAATTGGAAAGCTTGTGCAAGAAAACCTTGATAAGTTAGATGATAAAACATTAATCGAAATGATTGAAAATAATGTCGGTAAAGATTTGCAGTGGATCCGAGTGAACGGGGCGGTTTGCGGATTTATGATTGGATTAGTGTTAGAAGGAATTAAAGCGATTATATGA
- a CDS encoding D-serine ammonia-lyase: MKEIEALKEQYPLVNNLIATEEVFWINPNMEKYETAIKNSPLNEEHVKDAEERLKRFAPYIAKVFPETKETSGIIESPLVKIPSMKQSLEKNYEQPIWGELLLKCDSHLPISGSIKARGGIYEVLKHAEKLALQHGMLTEKDDYSILDSDRFRAFFAKYSIAVGSTGNLGLSIGIMSAKLGFNVTVHMSADAKQWKKDLLRSKGVNVIEYEADYSKAVEEGRLQADADPSCYFVDDENSHDLFLGYAVAASRLQKQLEELEIAVDEEHPLFVYLPCGVGGGPGGVAFGLKLLYKDNVHCFFAEPTHSPCMLLGLMTGLHDKIAVQDIGIDNVTDADGLAVGRPSGFVGKTMEPFLSGNYTVSDEELYRLLKELADTENIYLEPSALAGMVGPLNVCKAENEYLQKYRLTEKVKKGTHIVWGTGGSMVPEDVMNGYYKTGMELTLK, encoded by the coding sequence ATGAAGGAGATAGAGGCATTGAAAGAGCAATACCCACTAGTAAATAACTTAATCGCAACAGAAGAAGTATTTTGGATAAACCCGAATATGGAAAAGTATGAAACAGCAATAAAAAATTCGCCACTTAATGAAGAACATGTAAAAGACGCGGAAGAGAGATTAAAGCGTTTTGCACCATATATTGCGAAAGTATTTCCTGAAACGAAAGAAACGAGCGGAATTATAGAATCTCCTTTAGTGAAAATACCTTCTATGAAACAATCTTTAGAGAAAAATTACGAGCAACCTATATGGGGAGAATTATTATTAAAGTGTGATAGTCATCTTCCAATATCAGGATCAATAAAGGCAAGAGGCGGCATTTATGAAGTGTTGAAACATGCAGAGAAACTGGCACTTCAGCATGGAATGTTAACAGAGAAAGATGATTATTCAATTTTAGATAGTGATAGATTTAGAGCTTTTTTTGCGAAGTATTCAATTGCAGTAGGTTCGACAGGAAACTTAGGACTGAGCATTGGGATTATGAGTGCGAAACTAGGATTTAATGTAACTGTTCATATGTCAGCAGATGCGAAACAATGGAAAAAAGATTTATTAAGAAGTAAAGGTGTAAATGTTATTGAATATGAAGCGGATTATAGTAAAGCAGTAGAAGAAGGAAGACTGCAAGCAGATGCAGATCCTAGCTGCTATTTTGTTGATGATGAAAACTCACATGATTTATTTTTAGGATACGCAGTAGCAGCGTCGCGTTTACAAAAACAATTAGAAGAGTTAGAGATTGCGGTAGATGAAGAACATCCTTTATTCGTTTATCTTCCGTGCGGAGTCGGCGGGGGACCTGGCGGAGTAGCATTCGGCTTAAAGTTATTGTATAAAGACAATGTGCATTGTTTCTTTGCTGAGCCTACGCACTCTCCATGTATGTTACTCGGTTTAATGACGGGGCTTCACGATAAAATTGCCGTTCAAGATATCGGGATTGATAATGTAACTGATGCGGATGGACTTGCGGTAGGAAGACCCTCTGGATTTGTCGGTAAAACGATGGAACCATTTTTAAGTGGAAATTACACAGTGAGTGATGAAGAGTTATATAGATTATTAAAAGAACTGGCTGATACTGAAAATATTTATTTAGAGCCTTCTGCGTTAGCGGGTATGGTAGGGCCGTTGAATGTATGTAAAGCTGAAAATGAGTATTTACAAAAATATAGGTTAACAGAGAAGGTAAAGAAAGGTACTCATATTGTGTGGGGAACTGGTGGGAGTATGGTTCCAGAAGACGTGATGAATGGGTATTATAAAACAGGTATGGAATTAACGTTAAAATAA
- a CDS encoding XRE family transcriptional regulator, whose amino-acid sequence MENIDIGKKIEKQRKEKGLTSKELAKMAEITPSMLSQIERGSANPSIQTLKVLAKALDVPTFSFLLEENNTDDLIVRSNKRKKMIIDNLSYELLSPDFTGNLATAIMTIPPNTASSENVLEHKGEELAFVLDGKITLHLNEEEYTLETGDSVKIPAYLKHKWVNQFEKNAIVLFSVTPPIF is encoded by the coding sequence ATGGAGAATATAGATATCGGTAAAAAAATCGAAAAACAAAGAAAAGAAAAAGGATTAACTAGTAAAGAATTAGCAAAGATGGCTGAAATCACACCATCAATGCTTAGTCAAATTGAACGTGGTTCTGCTAACCCTTCCATTCAAACATTAAAGGTACTCGCAAAAGCTCTTGATGTTCCAACATTTAGTTTTTTACTTGAAGAAAATAATACAGACGATCTAATAGTGCGTTCTAATAAAAGAAAAAAAATGATTATCGATAATTTATCATATGAATTGTTATCACCTGATTTCACAGGAAATTTAGCAACAGCAATTATGACTATCCCACCGAATACTGCTTCATCAGAAAATGTGCTAGAACATAAAGGAGAAGAATTAGCATTTGTATTAGACGGAAAAATCACATTGCACTTAAATGAAGAAGAATACACATTAGAAACTGGTGATAGCGTAAAAATACCAGCTTATTTAAAACATAAATGGGTAAATCAATTCGAGAAAAATGCGATTGTTTTATTCTCTGTTACTCCGCCGATTTTTTAA
- a CDS encoding prolipoprotein diacylglyceryl transferase family protein, giving the protein MMEWMVRLQPVSLIIGSLFGFTLMKLRMKQQNIQYEKMMDAVTNGFLIIVLVWKFAPAILNPVWAIGAPMQALLAVGSIQHIIVGFIMASIYIVWKSKKEQFSLRILLDAWPFGLCMSIIFYFLFHQEVGIQTALPWGMKIYESKFSYHPIFVYEIILALCIIGSLWIKNERLGNGKNISVFLICEGIAHIIISLISEQNSVLFGLSIQQILSFCVISLGILLVPKK; this is encoded by the coding sequence GTGATGGAGTGGATGGTTAGGTTACAACCAGTTTCTCTGATAATAGGAAGTCTATTTGGATTTACTCTGATGAAACTAAGGATGAAACAACAAAATATTCAATATGAAAAAATGATGGATGCAGTAACGAATGGTTTTCTCATCATTGTATTAGTATGGAAATTCGCACCGGCAATTTTAAATCCGGTATGGGCCATTGGGGCGCCAATGCAAGCATTATTAGCTGTAGGAAGTATTCAGCATATTATAGTAGGTTTTATTATGGCTAGTATATACATTGTTTGGAAAAGTAAAAAGGAGCAATTTTCGCTTCGTATTTTACTTGATGCATGGCCTTTTGGACTATGTATGAGTATTATCTTTTATTTTCTATTCCATCAAGAAGTAGGTATACAAACGGCATTGCCATGGGGGATGAAAATATATGAATCTAAATTTTCATATCATCCTATTTTCGTGTATGAGATTATACTCGCACTCTGTATAATTGGCTCGTTATGGATTAAAAATGAAAGATTAGGAAATGGAAAGAATATAAGTGTTTTTCTAATTTGCGAAGGAATTGCTCATATCATTATTTCGCTTATTAGTGAACAAAATTCAGTTCTATTTGGTCTTTCAATACAGCAAATACTCAGTTTTTGTGTTATTAGTTTAGGGATTTTGTTAGTACCAAAAAAATAA
- a CDS encoding TlpA disulfide reductase family protein, producing the protein MKKLIAIILAGALIWAGVNFYNTKKEEKERKAKQAELQEKEVLPQVGFKAPNITLKGLDGKLYSLNDAKGKPYVINFWASWCGPCEMEAPDLVRLYDKYKKDVEIFAVNATIGDPVQEASAFADRHGFKFPVLLDMDGVAGIDYKVFSLPTTFFVNKDGIIVDHARGVLPPDQLEEKFKKIIEN; encoded by the coding sequence GTGAAGAAACTAATTGCTATTATACTGGCCGGGGCACTAATTTGGGCCGGGGTTAACTTTTATAATACAAAGAAAGAAGAAAAAGAAAGAAAAGCGAAACAAGCGGAGTTACAAGAGAAAGAAGTATTGCCACAAGTGGGATTTAAAGCACCAAACATAACATTAAAAGGATTGGACGGTAAGCTGTATTCGTTAAATGATGCAAAGGGAAAACCATATGTTATTAATTTTTGGGCATCGTGGTGTGGTCCATGTGAAATGGAGGCTCCTGATTTAGTTCGTTTGTATGATAAATATAAAAAGGATGTTGAAATCTTTGCGGTAAATGCAACAATCGGGGATCCAGTACAAGAAGCGAGCGCATTTGCAGATCGCCATGGATTTAAATTTCCTGTTTTATTAGATATGGACGGAGTAGCTGGAATAGATTATAAAGTATTTTCTTTACCAACGACATTTTTTGTTAATAAAGATGGAATTATTGTAGATCATGCACGAGGGGTATTACCTCCAGATCAATTAGAAGAGAAGTTTAAGAAAATAATTGAGAATTAA
- a CDS encoding M56 family metallopeptidase, with product MKWQMRKIILLAVTISVLFLSMLVYYVTYPFLFQNKAFFLSQFCLFELQQHMRELSILRIMIAGLLLFTVIIISKRIWKQFFYSKKLKRNIVSITRKGKQVYVLSTLQITAFTIGLFRPKIVISEGMFQAFSEEEIDAIVLHEEYHQKNRDPLKLFFFTLLAEGMMYIPILKGMLQRYHVYQELSADKYAMQKMKSSFELGSALLKLIKIKTMENQCITASFAKTAINLRIEQVLNEKVVKLNIPLHTNSVYVTLGLFCMSIVLIVGECI from the coding sequence ATGAAGTGGCAAATGCGTAAAATCATTTTGTTAGCAGTGACTATTAGTGTTCTTTTTTTAAGTATGTTAGTATACTACGTCACATACCCATTTCTTTTTCAAAATAAAGCATTTTTTCTTTCACAATTTTGTTTATTTGAATTGCAACAACATATGAGAGAACTGTCAATACTCCGCATTATGATAGCCGGATTACTGTTATTTACTGTAATCATTATAAGTAAAAGAATTTGGAAGCAGTTTTTTTATAGTAAAAAATTGAAAAGAAATATCGTGTCTATTACTAGAAAAGGAAAGCAAGTGTACGTATTATCAACGTTACAGATTACGGCATTTACAATTGGATTATTTCGACCGAAAATTGTTATTTCAGAAGGGATGTTTCAGGCGTTTTCAGAGGAAGAAATTGATGCGATTGTATTACATGAGGAATATCATCAAAAAAATCGAGATCCATTAAAGTTATTTTTCTTTACATTGTTAGCTGAAGGAATGATGTACATTCCTATATTAAAAGGAATGCTGCAGCGTTATCATGTGTATCAGGAGCTATCAGCTGATAAATATGCGATGCAAAAAATGAAATCTTCATTTGAGCTAGGTAGTGCATTATTAAAGTTAATTAAAATAAAGACGATGGAAAATCAATGTATTACAGCTTCCTTTGCGAAAACTGCAATTAATTTACGGATTGAGCAAGTCTTGAATGAGAAAGTTGTTAAGCTGAATATACCATTACATACGAATTCAGTATATGTAACGTTAGGGCTATTTTGTATGTCGATTGTACTTATTGTTGGAGAATGCATATAG
- a CDS encoding BlaI/MecI/CopY family transcriptional regulator produces MFTQNYKLNEQGLNHFFGPLEAKIMEIVWATEGITIKDVQQKLSEESPVNFNTVMTVMNRLVEKAHLEKHIVKRSGMYRTTQTKEEFLSNQTKKMTQELMGEFGDLVVNHMIDELEQADPSLIKKLEEKLSQLKKEDR; encoded by the coding sequence ATGTTTACTCAAAACTACAAGTTAAATGAGCAAGGGTTAAATCACTTTTTCGGACCGCTTGAAGCGAAAATAATGGAAATTGTTTGGGCTACTGAGGGTATTACCATTAAAGATGTGCAACAGAAATTAAGTGAAGAATCCCCGGTGAATTTTAATACTGTAATGACAGTTATGAACAGATTAGTAGAGAAAGCACATTTAGAAAAGCATATCGTGAAAAGAAGTGGTATGTATCGTACTACACAAACGAAAGAAGAATTTTTATCTAATCAAACGAAGAAAATGACACAGGAATTAATGGGGGAATTTGGAGATCTTGTTGTGAACCATATGATAGATGAGTTAGAACAAGCTGATCCATCTTTAATAAAAAAATTAGAAGAGAAATTAAGTCAGCTAAAAAAAGAGGACCGATAA
- a CDS encoding DUF3942 family protein produces MDFRFEFAAKVKEYLDDEKDEKIIKDGHRDIIFKYLYPLESEIGIFKNPNFTFFASGRRSHIVLENIEFKTEVNVESNIIEITKIVDNVVIPLDTIVAKNRELFALGRNEKFSVQILEYYLYDTFGEKLGLQ; encoded by the coding sequence GTGGATTTTCGATTTGAGTTTGCAGCGAAGGTGAAAGAATATTTAGATGATGAAAAAGATGAAAAAATAATAAAAGATGGACACAGAGATATAATTTTTAAATATTTATATCCGTTAGAGAGTGAAATTGGCATTTTTAAAAATCCTAACTTTACTTTTTTTGCATCAGGAAGACGTTCACATATAGTATTAGAAAATATCGAATTTAAAACAGAAGTAAACGTAGAAAGTAATATAATTGAAATTACAAAAATAGTGGATAATGTGGTAATTCCATTAGATACTATCGTAGCAAAAAATCGGGAATTATTTGCACTCGGGCGTAATGAGAAATTTAGTGTGCAAATATTAGAATATTATCTTTATGATACATTTGGAGAGAAGTTAGGCTTACAATGA
- a CDS encoding peptidase E — translation MKLAVIGGGDLQDPNHLHINERLIELTNKQYPKVLFIPTASRDDEGYIKLFLETFEKQLHCEVQILRISTETPTKYEIDEMIHSADLIYLGGGNYVHMLEQWKEHKLDEKLLFALKRGTLIAGYSAGAMCWFTSSIRSDYEGSGYIESSGWSIVNKRFCPHYNQLNRMNAFHTFLQTHQGNIEGIALEDNCALYITEGSFEIIGEPDTAWEFYMNNGKLIRQHFDITLKSYL, via the coding sequence ATGAAATTAGCTGTCATTGGTGGCGGTGATTTACAAGATCCAAATCACTTGCATATTAATGAACGACTTATAGAATTAACAAATAAACAATACCCAAAAGTATTATTCATTCCAACAGCTAGTCGTGATGATGAAGGATATATAAAGTTATTTTTAGAAACATTTGAAAAGCAATTACATTGTGAGGTTCAAATTTTACGCATTTCAACCGAAACACCTACTAAATATGAAATAGATGAGATGATTCATTCTGCCGATTTAATTTATCTTGGCGGTGGAAATTACGTTCACATGCTTGAACAATGGAAAGAACATAAACTAGATGAGAAGTTACTATTTGCTTTAAAACGCGGAACACTTATTGCAGGATATAGTGCCGGTGCGATGTGTTGGTTCACATCTAGCATTCGTTCAGATTATGAAGGTTCTGGTTATATAGAAAGTAGTGGCTGGAGTATTGTTAACAAAAGATTTTGCCCTCATTACAATCAATTAAATAGAATGAATGCCTTCCATACGTTTTTACAAACTCACCAAGGTAATATAGAGGGCATTGCATTAGAAGATAATTGCGCTTTATATATTACAGAAGGTTCATTTGAAATTATCGGTGAGCCAGATACAGCTTGGGAGTTTTATATGAATAATGGAAAACTCATTAGACAACATTTTGACATAACTTTAAAAAGTTATTTATAA
- a CDS encoding MATE family efflux transporter: protein MKPPTDNNKEGVESQKSETEHKPIWKSMSMFLVPLLLSNVLQSVGQLFGMVVVGRWLGVNDLAAISAFFPLFFLLVSFVIGIGSGSSILIGQAFGAKNEERLKAIVGTTLTFTFIIGVVLAIIGSIFAMDIMRLMGTPENIIEISVHYARILFISMPVLFLYFAYTTFMRGTGDSKTPFYFLIVSTALNMILLPILIFGWLGAPKLDVYGAAYASVISTVITFIVMLVYLKKKNHPLQLDATVRKYLRMDWELLKLLLRLGIPASINMILVSLSEIAVIAFVNRYGSDATAAYGVVNQVASYVQMPAVSLGITVSIFAAQSIGANQFDRLQKVVKAGIIMNYIIGGVLISLIYLFSRDILALFLTSQTTIEIAHSLVMITLWSYLIFGHAQIISATMRASGTVLWPTVIGVVSIWLVEVPVAYYLSYHTNLGIEGIWIGYPAAFIVSLILQYAYYKLSWQKKRITRLVS, encoded by the coding sequence TTGAAACCACCTACAGATAATAATAAAGAAGGTGTAGAGTCACAGAAGTCAGAAACGGAACATAAGCCGATATGGAAATCAATGTCCATGTTTTTAGTGCCGTTACTTTTAAGTAATGTCTTACAATCGGTGGGACAGTTATTTGGAATGGTAGTAGTAGGAAGATGGCTTGGCGTAAATGATCTAGCAGCTATATCGGCTTTCTTCCCGTTATTTTTCCTACTCGTTTCATTTGTAATTGGAATTGGTTCTGGTAGTTCGATTTTAATTGGTCAGGCATTTGGTGCTAAAAATGAAGAGCGCTTAAAAGCTATCGTTGGTACGACGCTTACGTTTACTTTTATTATCGGAGTCGTGTTGGCGATAATAGGTAGTATTTTTGCGATGGATATTATGCGCCTTATGGGAACGCCAGAAAACATTATTGAAATAAGTGTGCATTACGCAAGAATTTTATTTATATCTATGCCAGTATTATTTTTATATTTTGCATACACAACATTTATGAGAGGTACAGGAGATTCTAAAACGCCATTTTACTTTTTAATCGTAAGTACAGCGCTAAATATGATCTTATTACCAATTCTTATTTTTGGTTGGTTAGGAGCTCCGAAATTAGATGTTTACGGAGCAGCATATGCTTCAGTTATATCTACAGTTATTACGTTTATTGTCATGCTAGTGTATTTAAAGAAGAAAAATCATCCACTGCAATTAGACGCTACAGTAAGAAAATATCTTCGTATGGACTGGGAGTTATTAAAGTTATTATTACGACTTGGTATTCCAGCGAGTATTAATATGATATTAGTTTCATTATCAGAAATTGCAGTAATCGCATTTGTGAATCGCTATGGATCAGATGCAACAGCCGCGTATGGTGTTGTGAACCAAGTTGCAAGTTATGTACAAATGCCAGCAGTTAGCCTCGGCATTACCGTATCAATTTTTGCAGCGCAATCAATTGGTGCAAACCAATTTGATCGATTACAGAAAGTTGTTAAGGCTGGAATTATCATGAATTATATCATTGGTGGTGTATTAATATCGCTTATTTACTTATTCTCAAGAGATATTTTAGCACTATTTTTGACAAGTCAAACTACAATTGAAATTGCTCATAGTTTAGTTATGATTACATTATGGAGTTACTTAATTTTCGGTCATGCACAAATTATTAGTGCGACAATGCGAGCGAGTGGTACAGTACTTTGGCCAACTGTGATTGGTGTGGTATCAATTTGGCTTGTTGAAGTACCTGTAGCGTATTATCTTTCTTACCATACGAATCTTGGTATAGAAGGAATTTGGATTGGATATCCAGCGGCATTTATCGTCAGCTTAATATTACAGTATGCATATTATAAGCTTTCATGGCAGAAGAAACGAATTACAAGATTAGTGAGTTAA
- a CDS encoding DUF2087 domain-containing protein, whose amino-acid sequence MSDISEKFWDASVEELKKGYVFDEAAEEYICLACGETFIKGVIYQENQVLYEAEKFVQLHIQNEHTSMFEYLLNLDKKFTGLTELQKKMVQFFHMGLNDKEIVKEMDGGSTSTIRNHRFTLREKMKQAKVFLALMELSEEKSKVQTKFVPIHRTATMVDDRYNITEEENDEVLKVHFTEGLDGQLSKFPKKQKRKLIILRHLVKKFDSNKKYTEKEVNTVLENVYPDFVTLRRYLIEYGFLDRTADGSQYWVKL is encoded by the coding sequence ATGAGTGATATTTCAGAGAAGTTTTGGGATGCGTCGGTAGAGGAATTGAAGAAAGGGTATGTATTTGACGAGGCAGCAGAGGAGTATATTTGTTTAGCTTGTGGAGAAACGTTTATTAAAGGGGTTATTTATCAAGAAAATCAAGTTTTGTATGAAGCAGAGAAGTTTGTACAGTTGCATATTCAAAATGAGCATACATCTATGTTTGAATATTTATTAAATCTTGATAAGAAGTTTACGGGTTTAACTGAGTTGCAAAAGAAAATGGTGCAGTTTTTCCATATGGGACTTAACGATAAAGAGATTGTAAAAGAAATGGATGGCGGGAGTACGTCGACAATTCGCAATCATCGATTTACATTGCGCGAGAAAATGAAGCAAGCGAAAGTATTTTTAGCGTTAATGGAATTGTCAGAAGAAAAATCAAAAGTTCAAACTAAATTTGTACCGATTCATAGAACAGCTACGATGGTGGATGATCGATACAATATTACAGAGGAAGAAAATGATGAAGTCTTAAAAGTACATTTTACAGAAGGTTTGGATGGACAGCTTTCTAAATTTCCGAAAAAGCAAAAGCGTAAATTAATTATATTACGTCATTTAGTGAAGAAATTCGATAGCAATAAAAAGTATACTGAAAAAGAAGTAAATACAGTTTTAGAAAATGTATATCCGGATTTTGTAACTTTGAGAAGATATTTAATCGAATATGGTTTTTTAGATAGAACAGCTGATGGAAGTCAATATTGGGTGAAGTTATAA
- a CDS encoding PH domain-containing protein, which yields MKFKAKKNPFHVIFITLFIIIFFISLFFQNENSIFFTLMMLLNIVNLSSFYFSHYKITESALVVKHGFILRTEIPFEDIRHIKYSGKKLRSENWTRQQIEIHYNLFDSVTSFVPQEEEKFISLLKENWPNVKIINSTSNE from the coding sequence TTGAAGTTTAAAGCGAAAAAAAATCCATTTCACGTCATTTTTATTACATTATTTATAATTATTTTTTTCATTTCGCTATTCTTCCAAAATGAAAATTCTATTTTTTTCACTCTTATGATGCTCTTAAATATCGTGAATCTCTCTTCTTTCTATTTTTCTCATTACAAAATAACGGAATCTGCCCTTGTTGTTAAACATGGTTTCATACTCCGTACTGAAATTCCATTTGAAGATATACGTCATATTAAATACTCTGGTAAAAAGCTTCGTTCAGAAAATTGGACAAGACAGCAAATAGAAATTCATTATAATTTATTCGACTCAGTAACATCTTTCGTACCACAAGAAGAGGAGAAATTCATTTCACTCTTAAAAGAAAACTGGCCAAATGTGAAAATAATCAATAGCACCTCAAATGAATAA